A stretch of DNA from Mycobacterium senriense:
ATCGTTACCACCTCCGAACAAGTTGCGCGCGAACGCAGCTCGGCCGTCGTCGGCTGCCTTGCCGCCGGGTGGCCGGACCAGCTGCATGAGTTCTTCGAGTTCTTCGTCGGGCAGGTCGCGGAGGTACTGCTCGACTCCGAGCCGTAGCCAATCGGTCGGGTTCATTAGCGCTGGTCTACCTTTCGTTCGGCGTACTGGACGACTGTCTGTCGCGGGAAGACCCATCGACCGCCGACGTTGCGACCGCCGATCCTGTCTCGGAAACGATCATCACGGACCCACCTTTCCGAGCAGTGCAGGATTTCGGCGGCGTCTGTGCTGTCGATGAGATCTTCTGCTGCCGATCGTGACGATTGTGGCTGCGGCGCACAAGTTTTGGTTCCGCGGACGGAACTAACGAGGCGGGCATGCACAGTGTCGAACCCGCGCGGAAGACGCGGCAGAGGTCTGCCACCGAAGACACAGCGAGCCATCAGGTCGCGCGTGCCAAAGAGCAGCAATGTCACTTCGGTCGCTGTGAGACCGACCACGATCGGTTCCGTGTCGCTCATCGGCCTACCTCAACGCGGACGACGACGAGGCTGTGCACGCCGATGCACAGCGGGCCGCACGGAGTGAGTTCGGCTTCGGCCAATCGTGCCTGCCCGGCGTTGGGCCAGTACGTCGCTTCGACGGTGACGGGCCCAGTGTCGGTGCTGCGGTGACAGACCAGCGCGGCACAGACGCTCACGTCGCAGCCTTCGCACGATGCCATTCACAGGCTTGGCCTTCTGCCGCTACCCGGATTCGGCAGGGCCGGCCTGCTTGTGTTGACCGGCCGCATCGGTGTGTGCGCCGGCTGATCGTGAGCCGGCGCACGAACTCCAATGGAAGCGGGCCAAGCTGTTCGTGAGCGACGCCGCGGCAAGTGCTGTCGTATCGTTCGGCGGGGTCGCCGATTGCGGAGTGCTTGGCGAGGACCAGGTGCTCGTCACCGGATGCAGTGACGCAGAACGCGGCCCAGTAGTCGGGCCGGCCGGCCGCACATAAGCGGACCGTCCGTTCGTGGTCGATCAGCGCTCCGGGGTGCTCCGTCATGCGGATTCCTTTCGTCCGTTCACCGCTTCCCACCCACCACCCCTATAAGGGGTGGGTGGGAGCGTGATTGCTAATGGCGTGATTGCCGTGATTGCTTGCGTGACGGCTCGTCCTGCACCGTTCTGTTCCTCGTGATGGGGGTGATTGATGCGTGATATTCAGAATCGGCGAACGGCTGCGTGACGTCTCTACCAGCGGTTTCTTCGGATTCGTGAATGGGGCGTGATTGGTTCTCGGCCAGAAACCACGCAGTGCTCTGACGCAGCTCGCCACCGCCCCGGCTGCCCTCGATGCACACCAGCACACCCCCTGCGGCAAGCTGGTCGAGCTTGCGACGGGCCTTCTCGACATCGGCCCGCGTGGGCGCCTGCTTCTCCGTGATAGCCTGCGCGGCGCCCTTAGCCGTCAGGCCATCGACGCCCGCCGCGCGCACCAGCGCGACCAGATCGACGGCGTGGTCGACGGTCATCACGCCAGCCGTTTGGTCGTGCAGCAGCCGGTACGGCCCGACCTCGTCGGCCGGCTGCTTCACGTGCCGGAAGCTGACGATCGGGTCGCCGGGTTCGCCTGCGAGCAGCACCACTGATCCGCAGCCCGACGTCAGCCATGTCGAGCCGTACACGTCGTCGACCGACGGAGCGGCCCGGGGCGTGAGAGGGTTGCGCTTCTTGGGGTGGTGCAACTCCAACATCTGACAGCCCAGAGCTAGCACGTTTTGCCGCGCCCGATTCCACTGCGCGCCAACTCGATCCTCACTCAGGCTCACGGCCGCATCCTTCAGGCTGTCGACCACCACCACGCCCGCGTCGTAGTACTCGACCATCCGCGCCAACGTGCCGGGGTTGGCCGCGAGGTCGCGTGTCGGCGGGCCGCGCCACACTTGTAGACGCTCGGCCAGAACTTGGCGGTCGGCCTCTCCGAAGATCCGACCCGCGGCCCGCGCAATCTGGTTGGGCCGATCCATCGCCAGATACAGCACCCGGCCCACGTCGGCTCTGACCGGCAGCCCGAGCAAGCTGCCGGTGCCCAGCCCAAGAAGCTCCCGCACCAGCGCCAACGCCAACGTTGTCTTACCCAGCCCTTGCCCGCCGGCCAGCATCAACGCCTCACCCGCCGACCAAAGCACCGAGTTATCACGGCCCCAAATCGCGGGAATGCCGGCAGGCGCGTCCAGCACGAACTCGGCACCGCTCACCCCGTACTCGGGCAACTGCACCGTCTCTGCATCCTGACCGACGACAATCACGGCGGGCACCTGGCTGGCCTCGGACTGCAATCGCTCGGCGATCGCGCGGCCCCGAGCCAATAGGTCCTCGGTCATGCGATCTTGCCGCCGGCCGCTTCGAACAGGAGCTCGGCGAGCCTTCGATCGTCACCGCCGCGCCGCGAAAGCGATTGCAGGACATCGGCTTTAAGTAGCGGGACGTAGCCATCCGCGAGCAAGTGCAACGCGGCGTCCCGGCCAGCTTCGACCATCCTGTCTGACGGCGACCGGTCGGTGCAGCGGTGCGTCCACGGATCGCTGCACCCACAATCCCGCGGCTCGACACGGCGGGCCGCTCGGCGGCGGCGTTCCCAGCCGGCCACGCCGCTATGCTGTTGGCAGTCCTCCAGGGGCTTCGAAGCCGCCGATACCTGCCCGGGTCGGCGGCTTTTCCGTTCGTAGATCATCAGACAGCGGCGGCGTCGAGCAGGCCGGCAACGAACGCGTCGACGTCAGCTTGCGGAATCAGCGTTCGCGATCCAATTTTCACGCGGCGCAGCGTGCCGTCGTTTATCAGCTGGTAAACGGTGGTACGGCCGACGTCAAGCTGTTCGCAGACGTTGGGGATGGTGCATAGCTTGCGCAGCGCGGGAGTGAGTTTCGGGTTCTTCGGCACGGTGGGGATTCCCTTCTGAAACGGGAACGCCGAGCTACAGATAGGCCATTTGGGCCTTCTCTGTGCTCGGCTGCCGGTTCAGCGAGTCCGCGTTGCGGGACTCAGCGGGTGGACCCCGGTTCGGGGCGTGCGCCGTTCGTCTCGACTCCTACAATCTCGGCCGGTCCGGGGTTCCCGGTGGGTGGCGCGCCGGTCGAATCTGCCTGTGTAGCAGCGTGTCGCCTGTAAGTCTCGATTAGCGTCGGTGTTCGGTCGTGGCACCGACCGTACCAGACCGCTTAGACGTGCCCCTGTAATCGAGCGAGCGCGCGTGTTCGTGACTATTCTTCTGCGTGCGACCACTTGACCTGTGGAGAGGCGGTTATGGGCACACGACGAGCCGACGGTGAAGGCTCTTACCGGCAGCGGCCAAACGGACTGTGGGAAGCGTCCACCAGGTACACCACACCTGACGGGGAGCGGAAACGGCTCAGCGTGTACGGGAAGACCCGCGCTGAGGCGCGCGGCAAGCTAAACGACGCGCGCAAGCGGATCGCTGAGGGCGCTCCCCCGCGCGACGACAAGCAGACGGTCGGGTCGTGGTTGGAGTCCTGGCGCACGACGGCGCTGCCGGCGTCGTCGCGCAAAGCAACCACTCAGGAGCTTTATGCGAATCTGTGTCGCAAGCACTTGGAAGGCGACGCCAAACTTGCCGCGCTGAGGCTCGACCAGATTCGGCCGACCCACATCGAATCGCTCGTAATGCGTCTGCGCGGCAAGGAGTTATCCGACAGCACCGTTCGACAGGTGTACACGGTGCTGCGGGCCGCGCTCGATATCGCTGTCCGCGACGGACTGCTGGCGGCCAATCCGACGGCGAAGGTGAAGCGTCCCGCTGTCACGCCGAAAGAAGCGCGCTATCTGTCCACCGAAGACGTGCGGCGACTCCTGAGCCATCTGGACGGGCTTCGGTACCGGCTAGCGGTGCTGGTGCTCGCGGCAACCGGAATGCGCCGCGGCGAAGTCGCCGGCCTGCGCTGGGCTGACGTCGACCTGACTAAGGGTGAGTTGACCGTGGCCGGCGTCGTCGTGCGCGTCTCTGGCGCGTTGGCGTGGACGGCGCCGAAGACTGATCGTTCGCGCCGGCGCATCCCGTTGACGACCGGGCTGATCGCCGAGTTGAAGAAGCACCGCAGGACGCAGATCGCCGAGCGCCTGCACGCTGGCGACCAATGGGTCGAAACGGGCGCCGTGTTCGCCACCGAGGGCGGCGGGTGGCTCGACCCGCGCAACCTACTGCGCACCGTCGAGATTGCAGCGGGCAAGGCTGGGATCGAGAACGTCGGCGCGCACACGCTGCGCCACTCGGCGGCCGTCGGCTGGTTGGAGTCCGGCGTCCACATTAAAGCCGCGGCCGACTTGCTCGGACACGCGTCGATCAGCATCACAGGCGATCTGTACGGGCACACCAGCGATGACGCCGCGCGGGCCGCGGTGAAGGGACTCGGCGATGCGCTCGGACTGTGAAGGCGGTATGCAAAGGCGGTACACAATGCAAAGAGTCACCTTCCAAACTCTCGGAAATGCCCTCTGAACTGCGTCGGGCTGACAGGATTTGAACCTGCGACCACTTGACCCCCAGTCAAGTGCGCTACCAAACTGCGCCACAGCCCGCGTGCCGATGCGTGCACCGGCAGCAGGTCGAAAGCCTACCGTAAACGCGCGGCCGACCCGCCAGGCGACCTCCGGGTGGCGGGCGGCAGGCGACCATGCGGTGAAGCGCAATCGCGCTAGCGGCGGCGCTAGCGGAATCGGGAAGCACCTATCGGTCCGAAGAGACCGCCAGCGTCCCGAAAACCCTTACCACCTCAGCGCCGCCTGGCTCCGCGCTTTTCGCGTATCCGCACGTTGATCCGGATCGGCGAGCCCTCGAACCCGAACGTCTCGCGCAGCCGCCGCTCCAGGAAGCGCCGATACCCGGCCTCCAGAAAACCTGTGGTGAACAGCACGAACGTCGGGGGCCGGGCGGTGGCCTGGGTGGCGAACAGGATGCGCGGCTGCTTGCCCCCACGCACGGGGGGCGGCGTGGCGGCCACCACCTCTTTGAGCCACGAATTCAGCGGGCCGGTGGGGATCCGCGCGTCCCACGACGCCAGCGCGGTCTCCATCGCGGGCACCAACTTCTGCAGCGCCCGCCCGGTCTTGGCGGAGATGTTGACCCGCGGCGCCCACCGCAGCTGCACCAATTCGCGGTCGATCTCGCGCTCCAACAGCTCGCGGCGGTCTTCGTCGACCAGGTCCCACTTGTTGAAGGCCAGCACCAGGGCGCGGCCGGCCTCGATGACCATCGACAGCACCCGCTGGTCCTGTTCGGTGAGCGGGTCCGACCCGTCGATCAGCACGATCACCACCTCGGCCGCGTCGATGGCCGAGCGCGTGCGCACCGAGGCGTAGAACTCGTGCCCGCTGGCCTGGCCGACCTTGCGCCGCAGTCCCGCGGTGTCGACGAACCGCCACACCCTGTCGCCCAGCTCGATCAGCGAGTCCACCGGGTCCACCGTGGTCCCGGCGACGTCGTGCACCACCGAGCGCTGGTCACCGGCGAGCTTGTTCAACAGCGAGCTCTTCCCGACGTTGGGCTTGCCGACCAGCGCCACGCGCCGCGGGCCACCGGACGTGGGCGCCACCTCGGAGACCTCGGGCAGCGCGGCCAGCACCGCGTCGAGCAGGTCCGCCACACCGCGGCCGTGCATCGCGCTGATCGCGTACGGCTCACCGAGCCCCAGCGACCACAGCATCGCGGCGTCCGCCTCGGCCTTGTCGCTGTCAACCTTGTTGGCCGCCAAGAAGACCGGCTTGCCCGACCGGAGCAGGATCCGGGCGGCGGCCTCGTCGGCCGTGGTGGCGCCGACGACGGCGTCGACCACCAGGATCACCGCGTCGGCGGTGCGCATGGCCACCGAGGCCTGGTCGGCCACCAGCTGCTGCAGCCCCTTGGCGTCGGGTTCCCATCCCCCGGTGTCCTGCACGACGAACCGGCGCCCGGTCCACAGCGCGTCATAGGACACCCGGTCGCGGGTGACGCCCGGGATGTCCTGCACCACCGCTTCCCGTCGGCCCAGGATCCGGTTCACCAGGGTCGACTTGCCGACGTTGGGCCGGCCGACCACCGCCACCACCGGCGCCGGACCGGCCTCCTCCAGTTCGTCCAGGCCGAATTCGACGGAATCCCAGTCGCTTTCGTCGCTCCACGTGCCGTCTTGACTCACCGCACCGCTCCGCTTCGCTGCTTGACCAGGTCCCGCAGGTGCGAGATCACCTGGGCCTCGGTCATCTCGCTGGTATCGACGACCACCGCGTCCGGGGCCGCCCGCAGCGGCGACACCGCCCGGGTGGAGTCCAGATGGTCGCGCCGGCGCACGTCGGCCAGCACCGCCTCGTAGTCGTCGGCCAGCCCGGCCGCCACGTTCTGATCGTTGCGCCGCCGCGCCCGGGTCTCGGCCGACGCGGTCAGGAAGATCTTCACGGGAGCGTCGGGCAGCACGACTGTGCCGATGTCGCGGCCCTCGACGACGACACTGCCCGGGCCCTCGGCCATTTCGCGCTGCAGGTCGACGAGCCGGGTGCGCACGGCCGGAACCGAGGACACCGCCGACACCGAGCCGGTCACCCGGTCGCCACGGATCTCCGTCGAAACATCCTCTCCGCAAAGGAAATAACGGTCGCCGTCGGGGCGATAGTCGATCGACATCTGCACCGTTTCCGCCGTGTGCGCAACGGCCTCGGCGTCGGCCGGGTCGATGTCGGCGCGCAGCACGGCCAGCGTCACCATCCGGTACATCCCGCCGGTGTCCAAGTAGCGCGCGCCGAGCTCTTGCGCCAATCCCTTTGATACCGAGGACTTTCCGGTGCCCGCCGGGCCATCGATGGCCACCACGATGTCGCTCACAGGCTGATGGTTCGCTGCACTCGCATCACTCGCTGCGCTCGTTCTGCTCGTTCCGCTCACAGGCCCACCGCTTTGTACAGCTGGCCGATCTCATGATGAGCCAGCGCCCGGAAGGTGCCCGGCCGCTGCTTGCCCAGCGAGACCGGCCCGATGTCGGTGCGCACCAACGACTCCACCGGGAATCCCGCGGCCGCCAACAGCCGGCGCACGATGCGATTGCGCCCCTCGTGCAGCGTCACCCGCACCAGCGTCTTGCCCGGAATGGCGTCCACCACCGCGAACTCGTCGAGTTTGGCCGGCCCGTCGTCCAACTCGATGCCGGCACGCAACTTCTTGCCGAGCCCACGTGGCACCGACCCGGTCACCGTCGCCAGGTATGTCTTGGGCACCTCGTGGGAAGGGTGCATCAGCCGGTGCGCGAGCTCGCCGTCGTTGGTCAGCAGGATCAACCCTTCGGTGTCGGCGTCCAACCGCCCGACGTGAAACAGGTTCTTGTTGCCGCGAACCTTGCGCTCGACCAGATCGCCGATGCACGGTCGCCCGCGGTCGTCGGACATGGTCGAGTGCACGCCGCGCGGCTTGTTCAGGGCCAGATACACCTGCGAGTCGTCGAGCACCACCCGGGCGCCGTCGACGCGGATCACCGCGGAGTCCGGGTCGACGCGGGTGCCCAGCTCGGTCACCACCTGGCCGTCCACCTCGACGCGGCCGTCGATAATCAACTTCTCGGCGGCCCGCCGCGACGCAATTCCGGCTTGGGACAACACTTTTTGCAGCCGGATCCCCTGATCTTCGTCCATCAATCCTGGTCCACGTCGAACGTCAGCGACTGGCCGGACGATTGACCGCCGGACAATTTGATGAAACGTGGCTCGCTGTCCAGGGATTCGCTGAGGTCCTCGATCGTATCGACGTCGGGAAGCAGCGGCGCGATGTCCGGAAGATCCGCCAACGAGGTCAGCCCCAGCCGCTCCAGGAACAGGTCGGTGGTGGCGAACGTCACCGCGCCGGTGTCCTCGTCGGCGCCGGCCTCGGTGATCAGACCCCGCGCCAGCAGCGTGCGCATCACGGCGTCGACGTTGACACCGCGCACCGCGCTCACCCGCGCGCGCGTCACCGGCTGGCGGTAGGCGACCACGGCCAGTGTCTCCAGCGCCGCCCGGGTCAGCTTGGACCGCGCGCCGTCCAGCAGCAGCTTCTCGACATAGGGCGCAAACCGGGCGCGGGTGTACATCCGCCACCCCTCACTGTTCCGGCGCAGATCGATGCCGCTGTCGCGCTCGGTGAGTTGCTCGGCCATCTCCTGCAGCTTGGTGGCGATCCGGTACACCGGCTGCTGGGTGGCCGACGCCAGCGCCTCCGCGGTCACCGGGGTGTCCACCACCAACAGCAGCGCCTCGAGCACGGAACCGAGCTCCTCGGACTCCATGGGCGCGACTTCGGCGATGTCCGGGATGCCTGAATCCAGGTCGATCTCGGGCAGTTCTTCAGTCATTCGTCCCGCACTTCTACCAAGGCTTCACTGGCCGGACGTTCCCCGGTCCACGAGATTTGGAGCACGCCAAGCGGCTCTGACTGGTCGAATGCTACCGCCCGGGACCGATACAGTTCGAGCAGCGCCAGGAAGCGCCCGACCACCTCCATCGACGCCTCACAGTCGGCGACCAGGTCGGAGAACGTCGCCCACGCCCCGCTGCCCCGCGCTTCCAGGATGGCCAGCAGCTTCTTGGCCTGCTCGGGAACCGAGACCTGGACCTGGTGCAGGTGCGCGACCGACACGGTCGGGACGGGCCGCGGGCTGAACGCGATCGCGGCGATCTGGGCGAACCGTTCGGCGTCGACACCGATCATCACCTCGGGCAGCAGTTCGGTGAACCGGTCCTCCAGCGACACCGAGCGCGGGTAGCTGCGCAGCGCCGTGGCCTCGAGTTCGGCGAACATCTCGGCGACGTGCTTGAATGCGCGATACTGCAGCAGCCGGGCGAACAGCAGGTCCCGCACCTCCAGCAGCGCGAGGTCTTCGTCGTCGTCGACTTGTCCGGCGGGCAGCAGCCGCGCCGCCTTCAGGTCCAGCAGGGTCGCGGCGACCACCAGGAACGCCGTGGTCTCCTCCAGCTCCAGCTGTGGACCGATTTCGCGGGTGTAGGCGATGAAGTCGTCGGTGACCTGGTGGAGCGCCACCTCGGTCACGTCGAGGCGATGCGCGAAGATCAGCTGCAGCAGCAGGTCGAACGGACCCTCGAAATTGGTCAGGCGGACCTGGAAGCCGTTCTGCTGTGGCGCCTCACCGGTTTCGGTCGCGTTCACGCGCCGAATCGGTCAATGAACTCACGGGCCAGCGCGCGATAGGCGACGGCCCCGGTGGATCGCGGGGCCCACGTGGTGATGGGTTCGCCGGCCACGCTGGTCTCCGGGAACCGGACGGTCCGGGTGATCACGGTGTCGAACACCAGATCCCCGAAGCGCTCCACCACCCGGGCCATCACCTCGCGCGAGTTGACCGTGCGCGGGTCGTAACGGGTCAGCAGGATCCCGCTGATCTCGAGCTTCGGATTCAGCCGGTCGCGCACCTTGTCGACGGTGTCGGTCAGCAGCGCCAGCCCGCGCAGCGAGAAATACTCGCACTCGGTCGGGATCACCACGCCGTCGGCGCAGGCCAGGCCGTTGACGGTGAGCAGCCCCAGCGACGGCTGGCAGTCGATCAGCACGTAGTCGTAGCGGTCCAGCACCGGGTGCAGCGCGCGGCCCAGTGTCTGCTCGCGCCCCACCTCGTTGACCAGCTGGATCTCGGCGGCCGACAGGTCGATGTTGCTGGGCACCAGATCCATGTGCTTGACCCGGGTCTGCAGCAGCACGTCGTCCATCGACACCCGCGGCTCGACCAGGACGTTATGGATCGTCTTTTCCAGCTCGTAGTGCGGGACGCCCAGGCCGGCGGACAGCGCGCCCTGCGGGTCCATGTCCACCAGCAGCACGCGGCGGCCGTACTCGGCGAGCGCGGCACCCAGGTTGATGGTCGACGTGGTCTTCCCGACGCCGCCCTTCTGGTTGCACATGGCGACGACTTTGGCCGGGCCGTGCGAGGTGCGCGGCTGTGGCTCCGGGATCGCCCGCGGCGGCCGCCCGGTCAGACCGAGCTCGACGCCGTTGTCCGGCTGCTCGGTCATGGCGGGGGTGTTCGGGAAGTGAACATCGTCGAAAAGTCTAACGGGTTCGCCGCGCGAAACTCGGCAACCCGCAGGCAATTAACCAGCCAATACGGGCAAAAATCGATGGTAGAACGCACATCCCGACAGCCTATTCACTCCAGTCACAGCAGCACCACTTTCCGACAGTTGTGCGGCCTCGCGGCGGGGCCGGCGGCATCGCCACCCGCCTATCGTGGCGTCCATGAGCCTGAAGCGACGGATACCTCTACTGCGTTGGTCGGTCTGGCGCATGGCCACCGGGAATCGCAACATCACCACGACGGGCCAGATCGGTGACGGGCGCGAAGCGGCCGCCGTCGAGTACGTGCTGGCGAACGCGCGAGCCGGCGACATCGACGACGTGCTGGCCACCATCGACAAGTTCGCCTACCAGAAATCGCTGCTGATCAACGTCGGCGACGAGAAGGGGCTGCTGCTCGACGCCGCGGTGCGCCGCGCGAATCCGGCGGTGGCACTGGAGTTGGGCACCTACGTCGGATACGGCGCGCTGCGGATCGCCAGGGCGGCCCCGAACGCCAAGGTGTACTCCGTCGAACTCGCCGAGGCCAACGCCGCCAACGCCCGCCAGATCTGGGTGCACGCCGGCGTCGCCGACCGGGTGACGTGCGTGGTCGGCACCATCGGCGACGGCGGGCGCACCCTGGACGCGCTGGCCAACGAGCACGGGTTCGCCGAAGGCACACTGGATTTCGTGTTCCTCGACCACGACAAGGACGCCTACCTCGGAGACCTGAAGAGCGTCATGGAGCGCGGCTGGCTGCATCCGGGCTCGATCGTGGTCGCCGACAACGTCCGGGTGCCGGGCGCGCCGAAGTACCGCGAGTACATGCACCGCCAGCAGGGCAAGCGATTCAACACCGTCGAGCACAAGGCGCACCTCGAGTACCAGACGATGCTGTCCGACCTGGTGCTGGAGTCCGACTACCTCGGCGACTGAGCGGCTACTGCGCCCGCGGGTGGGCCTCGGCCCACACTTCGCGCAGCGCGTGCACGGTGACCATCGTGTAGATCTGCGTCGTCGTCACCGAGGCGTGGCCGAGCAGCTCCTGCACGACGCGTACGTCGGCGCCGCCCTCCAGCAGGTGGGTGGCGAAGGAATGCCGCAGCATGTGCGGCGACACCCCCGAGGTGATCCCGGCGCGTTCGGCCGCGTCCTGCAGGACCTGCCACGCGCTCTGCCGCGACAGCCGCCCGCCGCGCACATTGAGGAAAATGCCCGGCGTCCCGCGCCCGCGGCGGGCCAGCTCTGAACGGCCCCGCACCAAATACGCATCCAGCGCGGCCACGGCCGGACGCCCGATCGGCACCAGCCGCTGCTTGCCGCCTTTGCCGCGCAACAACACCGACCGGGCGTGCGTGTCCACGTCGTCGACGTCGAGGCCGACGGCTTCGGAGATCCGCGCGCCGGTGGAGTACAGGAGTTCGAGCAGCGCCCGGTTACGCAGCGTCAGCGGGCCGTCTGCCGGGCTCTCGCCGCCGGCGGCCTCCAGCAGCGCCAGCACCTGATCGATGGTCAGGCTTTTGGGCAGCCGCCGGCCCGGCGTCGGCGGACGGACCGCGCGCGCCACGTCGAGTTCGGCCAGCCCTTCGGCGGCGGCGAACCGGTGCAGGCCGCGCACCGCGATCAGCGCCCGCGCCGCCGACACCGCGGACAGCGCGGCGGCCCCGGTGTCCGGATCGCCGCGGCGCAACGCCACCAAGAACTCGCTCACGTCGTTCTCGCCCACCTTGGCCAGATCGTGAATTCCGCGGTCCGACAAGTGTTTTGTGTAGCGGCGCAGGTCGCGGCTGTACGAGCTCAGGGTGTTCGCGGCAACGCCGCGCTCGATCGTGAGGTGGTCGAGGTAGCCCTGTAGCTGTGACTCCAGGGCAACTTTCACTGCGAGGCCTTCCGCGCCGCGAACGCGGTCGGCTTGTCTTTCCACGGGCTGTCCACCGGGCGGGTGTGCATGAACTCTCTGGTGACCACGTGTGCGGCCATAATCCCAGCGACGGCAATGGAATTGACGATCTCACCGTTGAGTGCCTGCTGCGCGGCATCCTCCAGGGAAAACCACTGCAGCTTCATGTCGGCTTCTTCGTCATGCGCCTCGGGCCGATCCACTTGGCTCAATTCGGTCGCCAGGTAGACGCGCACCGATTCGTCGCTGAAGCCGGGCGTGGAATCCAGATCTACCAGCACCCGCCAGTCGCCGGCTTTTAGGCCGGCCTCTTCCTGCAGCTCCCTGGCCGCGGTCAGATGCGGCGCCTCGCCGTGGACGTCGAGCAGCCCGGCCGGCAGCTCCCACAGTCGGCGCCCGAGCGGGTGCCGATACTGATAGACCATGAGGATGTTGTCGTCGTCGTCCATCGCCACCACGGCGACGGCGCCGAAGTGCTCGACGACCTCCCTGGTGACTTCGTTACCGCCCGGCATCCGAACCTGATCGCGCCGCAGCGCGAAAATCTTTCCGATGTATAAGGTTTCGGACGACGTGGTCTCGAAGGCGTGCTCAGCCACGGGCTGCGGGTTCAGGTAGCGA
This window harbors:
- a CDS encoding helix-turn-helix domain-containing protein; protein product: MPKNPKLTPALRKLCTIPNVCEQLDVGRTTVYQLINDGTLRRVKIGSRTLIPQADVDAFVAGLLDAAAV
- a CDS encoding AAA family ATPase, whose amino-acid sequence is MTEDLLARGRAIAERLQSEASQVPAVIVVGQDAETVQLPEYGVSGAEFVLDAPAGIPAIWGRDNSVLWSAGEALMLAGGQGLGKTTLALALVRELLGLGTGSLLGLPVRADVGRVLYLAMDRPNQIARAAGRIFGEADRQVLAERLQVWRGPPTRDLAANPGTLARMVEYYDAGVVVVDSLKDAAVSLSEDRVGAQWNRARQNVLALGCQMLELHHPKKRNPLTPRAAPSVDDVYGSTWLTSGCGSVVLLAGEPGDPIVSFRHVKQPADEVGPYRLLHDQTAGVMTVDHAVDLVALVRAAGVDGLTAKGAAQAITEKQAPTRADVEKARRKLDQLAAGGVLVCIEGSRGGGELRQSTAWFLAENQSRPIHESEETAGRDVTQPFADSEYHASITPITRNRTVQDEPSRKQSRQSRH
- a CDS encoding tyrosine-type recombinase/integrase, with product MGTRRADGEGSYRQRPNGLWEASTRYTTPDGERKRLSVYGKTRAEARGKLNDARKRIAEGAPPRDDKQTVGSWLESWRTTALPASSRKATTQELYANLCRKHLEGDAKLAALRLDQIRPTHIESLVMRLRGKELSDSTVRQVYTVLRAALDIAVRDGLLAANPTAKVKRPAVTPKEARYLSTEDVRRLLSHLDGLRYRLAVLVLAATGMRRGEVAGLRWADVDLTKGELTVAGVVVRVSGALAWTAPKTDRSRRRIPLTTGLIAELKKHRRTQIAERLHAGDQWVETGAVFATEGGGWLDPRNLLRTVEIAAGKAGIENVGAHTLRHSAAVGWLESGVHIKAAADLLGHASISITGDLYGHTSDDAARAAVKGLGDALGL
- a CDS encoding helix-turn-helix domain-containing protein — encoded protein: MSDTEPIVVGLTATEVTLLLFGTRDLMARCVFGGRPLPRLPRGFDTVHARLVSSVRGTKTCAPQPQSSRSAAEDLIDSTDAAEILHCSERWVRDDRFRDRIGGRNVGGRWVFPRQTVVQYAERKVDQR
- a CDS encoding pseudouridine synthase; translated protein: MDEDQGIRLQKVLSQAGIASRRAAEKLIIDGRVEVDGQVVTELGTRVDPDSAVIRVDGARVVLDDSQVYLALNKPRGVHSTMSDDRGRPCIGDLVERKVRGNKNLFHVGRLDADTEGLILLTNDGELAHRLMHPSHEVPKTYLATVTGSVPRGLGKKLRAGIELDDGPAKLDEFAVVDAIPGKTLVRVTLHEGRNRIVRRLLAAAGFPVESLVRTDIGPVSLGKQRPGTFRALAHHEIGQLYKAVGL
- the cmk gene encoding (d)CMP kinase, translated to MSDIVVAIDGPAGTGKSSVSKGLAQELGARYLDTGGMYRMVTLAVLRADIDPADAEAVAHTAETVQMSIDYRPDGDRYFLCGEDVSTEIRGDRVTGSVSAVSSVPAVRTRLVDLQREMAEGPGSVVVEGRDIGTVVLPDAPVKIFLTASAETRARRRNDQNVAAGLADDYEAVLADVRRRDHLDSTRAVSPLRAAPDAVVVDTSEMTEAQVISHLRDLVKQRSGAVR
- a CDS encoding ParA family protein, producing the protein MTEQPDNGVELGLTGRPPRAIPEPQPRTSHGPAKVVAMCNQKGGVGKTTSTINLGAALAEYGRRVLLVDMDPQGALSAGLGVPHYELEKTIHNVLVEPRVSMDDVLLQTRVKHMDLVPSNIDLSAAEIQLVNEVGREQTLGRALHPVLDRYDYVLIDCQPSLGLLTVNGLACADGVVIPTECEYFSLRGLALLTDTVDKVRDRLNPKLEISGILLTRYDPRTVNSREVMARVVERFGDLVFDTVITRTVRFPETSVAGEPITTWAPRSTGAVAYRALAREFIDRFGA
- the der gene encoding ribosome biogenesis GTPase Der; this encodes MSQDGTWSDESDWDSVEFGLDELEEAGPAPVVAVVGRPNVGKSTLVNRILGRREAVVQDIPGVTRDRVSYDALWTGRRFVVQDTGGWEPDAKGLQQLVADQASVAMRTADAVILVVDAVVGATTADEAAARILLRSGKPVFLAANKVDSDKAEADAAMLWSLGLGEPYAISAMHGRGVADLLDAVLAALPEVSEVAPTSGGPRRVALVGKPNVGKSSLLNKLAGDQRSVVHDVAGTTVDPVDSLIELGDRVWRFVDTAGLRRKVGQASGHEFYASVRTRSAIDAAEVVIVLIDGSDPLTEQDQRVLSMVIEAGRALVLAFNKWDLVDEDRRELLEREIDRELVQLRWAPRVNISAKTGRALQKLVPAMETALASWDARIPTGPLNSWLKEVVAATPPPVRGGKQPRILFATQATARPPTFVLFTTGFLEAGYRRFLERRLRETFGFEGSPIRINVRIREKRGARRR
- the scpB gene encoding SMC-Scp complex subunit ScpB; this translates as MTEELPEIDLDSGIPDIAEVAPMESEELGSVLEALLLVVDTPVTAEALASATQQPVYRIATKLQEMAEQLTERDSGIDLRRNSEGWRMYTRARFAPYVEKLLLDGARSKLTRAALETLAVVAYRQPVTRARVSAVRGVNVDAVMRTLLARGLITEAGADEDTGAVTFATTDLFLERLGLTSLADLPDIAPLLPDVDTIEDLSESLDSEPRFIKLSGGQSSGQSLTFDVDQD
- a CDS encoding segregation/condensation protein A, which codes for MNATETGEAPQQNGFQVRLTNFEGPFDLLLQLIFAHRLDVTEVALHQVTDDFIAYTREIGPQLELEETTAFLVVAATLLDLKAARLLPAGQVDDDEDLALLEVRDLLFARLLQYRAFKHVAEMFAELEATALRSYPRSVSLEDRFTELLPEVMIGVDAERFAQIAAIAFSPRPVPTVSVAHLHQVQVSVPEQAKKLLAILEARGSGAWATFSDLVADCEASMEVVGRFLALLELYRSRAVAFDQSEPLGVLQISWTGERPASEALVEVRDE